From the genome of Aeromonas hydrophila subsp. hydrophila ATCC 7966:
CCGAAAGGCCAAGTGGCGCAAGCCGCACGCCTCCGGCCGGGAGGGGCGCGGCGGCGGCGCCGGGAAGCTGAACAGCTCCAGCTGGCTGCCGTCCGGCAGCGCCAGATCCAGCTTCCACGACTGGCGCTCCTCACGCAGCGTCTCGGCAATGATGGGCAGCCCCAGCACCTGGTGGTAGAAGTGGCGCGAGCGCGCATAATCGCTGGCGATGATGGCCACGTGGTGGATGGCATCAAACAGGGGATGTGACATGAGCACTCCGGGCAAGCGGGCAGCCTGAGCTGCCCGCTGCGGTCAGTTGAAGAAACCGTTGAACCAGTTGTCCAGCGCATTGGCCGGGCTGGACACCGGGCTGGCGCAGCCCATGGGCTCGGCCAGCTCGGCCAGCTTGGCCGGCACCTGCAGACTGCCGGGGCAGTCGCTGGTGACCCGGGTGCCGCTGGCGCGGGAGAAGCTGGCCCAGCTCACCCCTTGCGGCATGTTCATGGCCAGGCTGTTGACCCCGCGCTGGCTCATATAACCGCTGAACAGCTGCAAGGCACCGCTGGCACCGGTCAGGCCGGCCGGGGTGTTGTCGTCGCGTCCGACCCAGATGCTGACCAGCTCGTTGTTGTCGAGCCCGGTGAACCAGGAGTCGCGCAACTCGTTGGTGGTGCCCGTCTTGGCCGCCATGGTGGCGCCGGGGAACTTGGCACCGAGCGCCCGCGCCGTGCCCTGGCTCACCGTCTTGGTCATGGCGAACAGGGTCAGCCAGCTGGCCTGCTCGTCGGTCACCCGCTTGGCCGCTTCGTCATGCTGATAGAGCTTGCTGCCGTCGCTGTTGACCACCGCCCGGATCGCCGACAGCGGCTGGGTCAGCCCCTGGTTGGCGATGGGCAGGTACATCTGGTTCACCTCCATCGGCGAGAGCGCCACCGCCCCCAGCACCAGCGAGGGATAGGGCTGGATCTCCTGCTCCACCCCCAGCTTGTGCAGGGTGTCCACCACCTTGTCCAGCCCCACCTGCAGCCCCAGATTGACAGTCGGCACGTTGAGGGAGCTGGCCAGCGCATCCATCAGCGGCACGCTCTGGCGGAACTTGCGGTCGTAGTTTTGCGGGGTCCAGATCTGGCCATCCTTGCCGCGAATGCGGATCGGCTGGTCCTTGAGCGGCGTGCCCAGGGTCAGGCCGTTGGAGAGGCCGGTCAGGTAGACCGCGGGCTTGACCAGCGAGCCTATCTGGCGACGGGCATCCAGCGCCCGGTTGAAGCCGGCGTAGCGCGGATCCCGGCCGCCCACCATGGCCACCACCTCGCCCTTGTGCCAATCGGAGACCACCATGGCCGCCTCCAGCTTCTTCTTGCCGCGCAGCTTCTCGATCTGGGCCAGACCCGACTCTACCGCCTGCTCGGCGGCGTGCTGGGCGATGGGATCCAGACTGGTGAAGATCTTGAGGCCGGACTGCTTGAGCAGATCCGGGCCGAAGCGGCTCTGGATCTCCCGCTTGAGCAGGCCCATGAAGGCCGGGGTGCGGCCATAGCTCATCTGGCCGCGGGTAATGATGCCGAGCGGCTGTTTGCTCGCGAGCTCATACTCGGCCGGTTGCAGGCTGCCGTGATCCATCAGCAGCTTGAGCACCAGATCACGACGCGCCTTGGCCCGCTCCGGGAAGCGCCAGGGATCGTAATAGGAGGGCCCCTTCACCATGCCCACCAGCAGGGCCACCTGATCGATGTCCAGCTCGTTGACCGGAATGCCGAAGTAGAAGTAGGAGGCGAGCCCGAAGCCATAGACCCCCTGGGAGAAGTTCTGCCCCAGATAGACCTCGTTGAGATAGGCCTCCAGGATCTCGTCCTTGCTGTAGCGATAGTCGATCAGCACCGCCATGTAGGCTTCCTGTGCCTTGCGCCACAGGCTGCGTTCCCGGGTCAGGAAGAAGTTCTTGGCCAGCTGCTGAGTCAGGGTACTGCCGCCCTGCACGGTGCGACCCGCCAGCAGGTTGGCCGCCATGGCGCGCATGATGGCCACCGGCGAGACGCCGCCGTGCTGGTAGAAGTCGCGATCCTCGGTGGTGAGCAGGGTGATCAGCAGGCTGTCCGGCACCTCGGCGATGCGCACCAGCAGACGGTCCTCCCGATCCTCGGTGTTGAGGCGATCGAG
Proteins encoded in this window:
- the gloA2 gene encoding SMU1112c/YaeR family gloxylase I-like metalloprotein, producing the protein MSHPLFDAIHHVAIIASDYARSRHFYHQVLGLPIIAETLREERQSWKLDLALPDGSQLELFSFPAPPPRPSRPEACGLRHLAFRVAELDRVIAHLQGHGVEVEPVRVDELTGKRFTFFADPDGLPLELYEASR
- the mrcB gene encoding penicillin-binding protein 1B, translated to MATQRRKRTPKKAAPKRTIWRTLFWLGFKLSLVGAAFMVVFGIYLDTKVRERFDGEKWQLPVMVYSRPLELYPSQRLSQAQMLRELNMLSYKQVRQPHTPGEYAVSGNRIELIRRPFEFHDGADAARGLRLTFNGARLEGIQSLENQRQLGYAQMDPVLLDRLNTEDREDRLLVRIAEVPDSLLITLLTTEDRDFYQHGGVSPVAIMRAMAANLLAGRTVQGGSTLTQQLAKNFFLTRERSLWRKAQEAYMAVLIDYRYSKDEILEAYLNEVYLGQNFSQGVYGFGLASYFYFGIPVNELDIDQVALLVGMVKGPSYYDPWRFPERAKARRDLVLKLLMDHGSLQPAEYELASKQPLGIITRGQMSYGRTPAFMGLLKREIQSRFGPDLLKQSGLKIFTSLDPIAQHAAEQAVESGLAQIEKLRGKKKLEAAMVVSDWHKGEVVAMVGGRDPRYAGFNRALDARRQIGSLVKPAVYLTGLSNGLTLGTPLKDQPIRIRGKDGQIWTPQNYDRKFRQSVPLMDALASSLNVPTVNLGLQVGLDKVVDTLHKLGVEQEIQPYPSLVLGAVALSPMEVNQMYLPIANQGLTQPLSAIRAVVNSDGSKLYQHDEAAKRVTDEQASWLTLFAMTKTVSQGTARALGAKFPGATMAAKTGTTNELRDSWFTGLDNNELVSIWVGRDDNTPAGLTGASGALQLFSGYMSQRGVNSLAMNMPQGVSWASFSRASGTRVTSDCPGSLQVPAKLAELAEPMGCASPVSSPANALDNWFNGFFN